In Sebaldella termitidis ATCC 33386, one DNA window encodes the following:
- the pyrI gene encoding aspartate carbamoyltransferase regulatory subunit, with amino-acid sequence MELQISAIKNGTVIDHLPTDTALKVVEILDLKNFRETVTVAFNLTSNSLGKKGIVKVACRTLTKEELEKISLIAPGATINIIEDFKVKEKKEVPEPKEINGIVKCNNSRCITNSEKVEIKFLNESDSHGRKYRCIYCEKVIKYTDIILK; translated from the coding sequence ATGGAATTACAAATATCTGCAATAAAAAACGGAACTGTAATAGATCATCTTCCTACAGATACTGCTTTGAAAGTAGTAGAAATACTGGATTTGAAAAATTTCAGGGAAACTGTGACGGTGGCATTTAATCTTACAAGCAATTCACTGGGGAAAAAAGGGATAGTAAAGGTAGCATGCAGAACTCTTACAAAAGAAGAGCTGGAGAAAATATCTCTTATAGCTCCGGGAGCTACAATAAATATAATAGAAGACTTCAAGGTAAAAGAAAAAAAGGAAGTACCCGAGCCTAAGGAAATAAACGGGATAGTAAAGTGCAATAACAGCAGATGCATAACGAACAGCGAGAAGGTAGAAATAAAATTTTTAAATGAAAGTGACAGTCACGGAAGAAAATATAGATGTATATATTGTGAAAAAGTGATAAAATATACAGATATAATATTAAAGTAA
- the pyrB gene encoding aspartate carbamoyltransferase, which yields MKKSRKDIISMRDFSKEEILHILKISEEVENDENKGELLKGKIISTLFFEPSTRTRLSFQSAAQRLGAQVLGFDSPDGTSVKKGETLSDTIKMAESYSDLIVIRHPLDGSARVAAEASKVPVLNAGDGVNQHPSQTLLDLYTILKEKKTLDNMKIAFVGDLKYGRTVHSLVKAISHFNPKIYFIAPEILRIPEYILDDLEELGIEYEVLEDFRECLADIDVFYMTRVQRERFPDEEEYEKVKGIYVISKENIIGKCKDDMIILHPLPRVDEINTDLDDTKHALYFKQAKNGVPVRQAMMLTALGIKEKIEG from the coding sequence TTGAAAAAGTCTAGAAAAGATATTATATCTATGAGGGATTTTAGTAAAGAGGAGATACTTCACATTTTGAAAATATCTGAAGAAGTGGAAAACGATGAGAATAAGGGGGAGCTGTTAAAAGGCAAAATTATATCGACTTTATTTTTCGAACCAAGTACAAGAACAAGACTGTCATTTCAGTCAGCAGCACAAAGACTCGGGGCTCAGGTACTGGGATTTGACTCGCCGGACGGGACATCGGTAAAAAAAGGTGAAACATTGTCAGATACGATAAAAATGGCAGAGTCATACTCAGACTTAATAGTAATAAGACATCCTCTTGACGGTTCTGCAAGAGTAGCGGCAGAAGCTTCAAAGGTGCCTGTACTGAATGCGGGAGACGGCGTTAATCAGCATCCAAGCCAGACTTTACTTGACCTGTATACGATTCTTAAAGAAAAAAAGACTTTGGATAACATGAAAATAGCTTTTGTAGGAGATCTGAAATATGGAAGAACAGTACATTCACTGGTAAAGGCCATAAGTCATTTTAATCCGAAAATATACTTTATAGCACCTGAAATACTGAGAATACCCGAATATATACTGGATGATCTGGAAGAACTGGGAATAGAATATGAAGTACTTGAAGATTTCAGGGAATGTCTTGCAGACATAGATGTATTTTATATGACAAGGGTTCAGAGAGAAAGATTTCCCGACGAGGAAGAGTATGAAAAAGTAAAAGGAATATATGTTATCTCAAAAGAGAATATAATAGGGAAGTGTAAGGATGATATGATAATATTACATCCGCTTCCAAGAGTAGACGAGATAAATACAGATCTGGACGATACAAAACATGCGCTTTATTTTAAGCAGGCAAAAAACGGAGTTCCCGTAAGACAGGCAATGATGCTGACAGCACTGGGAATAAAAGAAAAGATAGAAGGGTAG